The following are encoded together in the Methylomonas methanica MC09 genome:
- a CDS encoding DUF2182 domain-containing protein, producing MPIKLALPLGGAIAAAWGFLIYQARQMTHLPMADMWMPPSELSQWLPGDFAWVFAMWAVMMAAMMLPSILPMLAAFSRYCQRDANADPWLSLWFSGGYLAVWIAFSVALTGLQWLFHGLHWLSPMMENRQPYLAAGILFTAGVYQFTPFKNACLQHCRTPLGFLLHAWRPGSVGALRMGVHHGTTCLGCCWAQMLIMFAVGVMNLTGMLLITLLVFLEKWPPIDSKKLSYISGSLFLLWGGVCLF from the coding sequence ATGCCCATCAAACTAGCGCTGCCGCTTGGCGGCGCCATTGCCGCCGCTTGGGGGTTCCTGATCTATCAAGCCCGGCAAATGACGCATCTGCCCATGGCGGACATGTGGATGCCGCCCAGCGAATTGTCACAATGGCTACCCGGCGATTTTGCCTGGGTATTTGCCATGTGGGCCGTGATGATGGCCGCCATGATGCTGCCGTCGATTTTGCCGATGTTGGCCGCCTTCAGCCGTTATTGCCAACGCGATGCCAATGCCGACCCTTGGTTAAGCTTATGGTTCAGCGGCGGCTATTTAGCGGTGTGGATTGCTTTCAGCGTGGCGTTGACCGGTCTGCAATGGCTGTTTCACGGTCTGCACTGGCTGTCGCCGATGATGGAAAACCGCCAGCCTTATCTGGCTGCAGGAATTTTATTCACCGCCGGTGTTTACCAGTTCACCCCCTTTAAGAACGCCTGTCTACAACATTGCCGCACGCCGCTGGGTTTTCTGCTGCACGCTTGGCGGCCCGGCTCTGTCGGTGCATTGCGCATGGGCGTTCATCACGGCACCACCTGCCTGGGCTGCTGCTGGGCGCAGATGTTGATCATGTTTGCGGTGGGGGTGATGAACCTGACCGGCATGCTGCTGATCACCCTGCTGGTGTTTTTGGAAAAATGGCCACCTATCGACAGCAAAAAACTCAGTTATATCAGCGGGAGTTTATTTTTGCTTTGGGGAGGCGTTTGTTTATTTTAA
- a CDS encoding ceramidase domain-containing protein: MLSHEKRVGILGLVSLAAVVSLFVIEPIAQDPNYHQFADPRSLRGLSNFWNVVSNLPFLVVGGLGLSRYERLSQPASAEGFRVMCWGVLLVGFGSAYYHANPSNDTLLWDRLPMTVAFMALFSLMLGERVLRSQNRYCLWLLVAAGVASVFYWSWTESLGRGDLRPYLLVQFLPIMLMPFILFMFPERYLSNVLLSAAFGLYFIAKMLEYFDGRIFSVSGGTIGGHAIKHVAAAAAAFCIIYAVPARPHNC; encoded by the coding sequence ATGTTATCTCACGAAAAACGCGTCGGCATACTCGGTTTGGTTTCTTTAGCAGCCGTGGTCTCGCTGTTCGTTATCGAGCCGATAGCGCAGGATCCCAACTATCACCAGTTCGCCGATCCAAGGTCGTTACGCGGATTGAGCAATTTCTGGAATGTGGTTTCAAATCTGCCGTTTCTGGTGGTCGGCGGCCTCGGTTTGTCTCGTTATGAACGGCTTTCACAACCGGCGAGTGCCGAGGGCTTTAGAGTCATGTGCTGGGGGGTGTTACTGGTAGGATTCGGCTCCGCTTATTATCACGCCAATCCTTCAAACGATACGCTGTTGTGGGACAGGTTGCCGATGACGGTGGCTTTCATGGCGTTATTTTCGTTAATGCTGGGCGAGCGGGTTTTGCGGAGCCAAAACCGCTACTGTTTATGGCTACTGGTCGCAGCGGGCGTTGCTTCGGTTTTTTATTGGTCATGGACGGAATCGCTGGGGCGCGGCGATTTGCGGCCTTATTTGCTGGTGCAGTTTCTGCCGATTATGCTTATGCCGTTTATATTGTTTATGTTTCCAGAACGCTACTTGAGTAACGTGCTATTGTCCGCGGCTTTTGGGTTGTACTTTATCGCCAAGATGTTGGAGTATTTCGATGGCCGGATTTTTTCAGTATCGGGCGGAACCATCGGCGGGCATGCGATTAAGCATGTTGCCGCCGCTGCAGCCGCGTTTTGTATTATTTATGCCGTTCCGGCCCGGCCGCATAATTGCTGA
- the rlmN gene encoding 23S rRNA (adenine(2503)-C(2))-methyltransferase RlmN: MNRVSNPARYVLFEINRSLENVDNARGHFLKKSFYDLSYSDLQAIASRNNLNGTTASVLFNWHYKKKEIAQCHDRISKSAAAFFAQKFDFALPEIDVVYQSKKDRAVKFLFKLKDGYKVETVLIPFNNKYSICLSSQVGCAMNCSFCFTGKQGFKRNLTTSEIVGQFLNAWRWLATNRPGEERILNIVFMGQGEPLHNFDAVKKACEIFLSQHGTSIGMQKITVSTAGYIPGLERWSRETPGVNLALSLHSPFEEKRNELIPINKKYPLDEVLDFIDKIPLHKKQFVTYEYILIKDFNDTPDDAEKLGAILAGKSAYINLIPFNSFPDSQYRPPDWDKVEKFKAVLDTFKIPTLIREAKGDDVLAACGQLNSAAIGW; the protein is encoded by the coding sequence ATGAACCGGGTTTCAAATCCAGCGCGGTATGTGCTATTTGAAATCAATCGGAGTCTGGAAAATGTTGATAATGCCAGGGGGCACTTTTTGAAAAAATCTTTTTATGATCTGAGCTATTCCGATCTGCAGGCAATAGCAAGCCGCAATAATTTAAACGGCACAACAGCATCCGTTCTTTTTAACTGGCATTACAAGAAAAAAGAAATCGCGCAATGTCACGATAGAATTTCCAAATCGGCAGCAGCGTTTTTTGCACAAAAGTTCGACTTTGCTCTGCCCGAAATCGATGTGGTTTATCAGTCGAAAAAAGATCGCGCGGTAAAGTTTCTGTTTAAGCTTAAAGACGGTTATAAAGTCGAAACCGTGCTTATTCCGTTTAATAATAAATATTCCATTTGCCTTTCGTCGCAGGTCGGCTGCGCAATGAATTGTTCTTTTTGTTTTACCGGTAAACAAGGCTTTAAACGAAATTTAACGACCAGCGAAATTGTCGGGCAATTTCTAAACGCTTGGCGTTGGTTGGCGACAAACAGGCCCGGAGAAGAGCGGATATTGAATATTGTCTTTATGGGGCAAGGCGAGCCTTTACATAATTTCGATGCCGTTAAAAAAGCCTGTGAAATTTTTTTATCGCAACACGGCACGTCAATTGGTATGCAAAAAATTACCGTGTCAACGGCCGGCTATATTCCTGGGCTTGAAAGGTGGAGCCGGGAAACGCCCGGGGTTAACCTGGCGCTCTCGTTGCATTCGCCCTTTGAAGAAAAGCGGAACGAACTAATTCCAATTAATAAAAAGTATCCGCTAGACGAAGTTTTGGATTTTATTGACAAAATACCTTTGCATAAGAAGCAATTTGTTACTTATGAGTATATTTTGATAAAAGACTTTAACGATACTCCAGACGATGCTGAAAAACTGGGAGCGATATTGGCCGGGAAAAGCGCTTATATAAACTTAATCCCTTTTAATTCATTTCCAGACTCCCAGTATAGACCGCCGGATTGGGATAAGGTTGAAAAGTTTAAAGCGGTTTTAGATACTTTCAAGATCCCGACTTTAATAAGGGAGGCTAAGGGCGATGATGTATTGGCAGCGTGCGGGCAACTTAATTCGGCTGCCATTGGTTGGTAA
- a CDS encoding DUF3014 domain-containing protein, giving the protein MGRYDLTDDKKPGGVVPGLILLLIVAAGGWFYWQYSQEPPATPDTQILRLPDLSGVDSPATEGIGSAANSDDGLALDEAELPEQPFSLPALASSDQPFRDAMLGVSATLSPWLQTKQLIRKYLLIANDFSQGLWLEKHMRFLKQAEPFAVEKAGNGLYISKQSYQRYDQLAAAIDAMDVRAAAKVYRQFKPLLLEVFAEFGYPAERPLEDLFLKSAAQILAAPIIEQPIALKKHLVYYKYADAKLEALSPVARQMLRMGPDNTRIIQNKVRQLVEMLVNSKE; this is encoded by the coding sequence ATGGGACGTTACGATTTAACCGACGATAAAAAGCCCGGCGGTGTCGTGCCGGGCCTAATTTTACTGCTGATAGTGGCGGCGGGCGGTTGGTTTTATTGGCAATACTCGCAGGAGCCGCCGGCTACCCCGGATACGCAAATACTCAGGCTGCCCGATTTGTCCGGAGTCGACAGCCCTGCAACGGAAGGTATTGGTAGTGCTGCCAATTCGGACGATGGCCTGGCTTTGGATGAAGCCGAATTGCCGGAACAGCCTTTTTCGTTGCCGGCGCTCGCCAGCAGCGATCAGCCGTTTCGCGATGCTATGCTGGGCGTGTCCGCAACGCTTTCGCCATGGTTGCAAACCAAGCAGCTGATCAGGAAATACCTGCTGATTGCCAACGATTTTTCGCAAGGCTTATGGCTGGAAAAGCACATGCGCTTTTTAAAGCAGGCGGAACCCTTTGCCGTGGAAAAAGCCGGCAACGGTTTATACATCAGCAAGCAAAGCTATCAACGTTACGACCAGCTGGCCGCCGCCATCGATGCCATGGATGTGCGGGCCGCCGCAAAGGTTTACCGGCAATTTAAACCCCTGTTGCTGGAGGTATTTGCCGAATTCGGATATCCGGCCGAGCGTCCGCTGGAAGACCTGTTTTTAAAATCTGCAGCGCAAATTTTGGCCGCTCCCATCATCGAACAGCCTATCGCTCTAAAAAAACATCTGGTGTATTACAAATACGCCGATGCCAAGCTGGAAGCCTTGAGTCCGGTCGCCCGACAGATGCTGCGCATGGGGCCGGATAACACCCGTATCATTCAAAATAAAGTTAGGCAGTTGGTGGAGATGCTGGTGAATAGCAAGGAGTGA
- the hemG gene encoding menaquinone-dependent protoporphyrinogen IX dehydrogenase gives MSHILLVYASHDGQTEKICRTLQTIIQQAGQQITVLSIDQAAQADPAAFDKIVIGASIRYGKHGPEIAAFIKQNQAILDSKPNAFFSVNLVARKPEKSSPASNPYLQKFLKRITWHPKHLAVFAGKIDYPSYGLFDRLLIRLIMWMTHGPTDPKAVIEFTDWEQVKAFGQQIANM, from the coding sequence ATGTCTCACATTCTGCTTGTTTACGCCAGCCACGACGGCCAAACCGAAAAAATCTGCCGTACCCTACAAACGATTATTCAACAAGCCGGACAGCAAATAACCGTGCTGTCTATCGACCAAGCCGCGCAAGCCGATCCGGCGGCCTTCGATAAAATCGTCATCGGCGCCAGCATTCGCTACGGCAAGCACGGTCCGGAGATTGCCGCCTTCATCAAGCAAAACCAAGCCATTTTAGATAGCAAGCCCAATGCCTTTTTCTCTGTAAACCTGGTGGCGCGTAAACCCGAAAAAAGCAGCCCGGCCAGCAACCCCTACCTGCAAAAATTCCTCAAACGCATTACCTGGCACCCCAAGCATCTGGCGGTGTTTGCCGGCAAGATCGATTACCCGAGTTACGGACTTTTCGATCGCTTGCTGATCAGGCTGATCATGTGGATGACGCACGGCCCTACCGACCCCAAAGCCGTAATTGAATTTACCGACTGGGAGCAGGTTAAGGCCTTTGGGCAACAAATCGCCAACATGTAA
- a CDS encoding rhomboid family intramembrane serine protease: MIPIRDSIPCNTTPYVTWGIMAICIGVYLLMLLMPDSMAQHFLYRYGMVPLRYTNPTWSRHFGLPPDYYFSFLSSLFLHGGWLHLLVNMMFMWIFADNIEDLMGHKRFVAFYLICGLLATYAQWYFSQNLIVPVVGASGAIAGVLGAYFFRFPYARVVIMVPILFFPFFFEIPAIAFLGLWVILQLQELTTASLFPGMGGNSAWYAHLGGFLVGALIHPLFIDKPTVYHVDVKPSEEA; this comes from the coding sequence ATGATACCAATTAGAGATTCGATACCCTGTAACACAACGCCTTATGTGACATGGGGCATCATGGCGATTTGCATTGGGGTGTATCTTTTGATGTTGCTGATGCCGGACTCCATGGCTCAGCATTTTCTGTACCGCTACGGCATGGTGCCTCTGCGTTATACCAACCCGACTTGGTCCAGGCATTTCGGCTTGCCGCCGGACTATTATTTTTCGTTTCTAAGTAGTTTGTTCCTGCACGGCGGCTGGTTGCATTTGCTGGTGAATATGATGTTTATGTGGATATTCGCCGATAACATCGAAGATTTAATGGGGCACAAACGGTTTGTCGCTTTCTATCTGATCTGCGGCTTGTTGGCCACCTATGCGCAATGGTATTTCTCGCAGAACCTGATCGTGCCGGTGGTGGGGGCTTCGGGGGCGATCGCGGGCGTATTGGGGGCGTATTTTTTCCGCTTTCCGTATGCGCGGGTGGTGATCATGGTGCCGATTTTGTTTTTCCCGTTTTTTTTCGAAATCCCCGCCATCGCCTTTTTGGGGCTATGGGTGATCTTGCAGCTGCAAGAACTCACAACCGCATCCCTGTTTCCCGGTATGGGCGGCAATTCGGCCTGGTATGCGCATCTAGGCGGCTTTTTGGTCGGAGCCTTGATTCATCCACTGTTTATCGACAAACCCACGGTTTATCACGTCGATGTCAAACCCAGCGAAGAAGCCTGA
- the hrpA gene encoding ATP-dependent RNA helicase HrpA: MSAHDTVKQLAKNLNHCMNTDRHAFKRQLDRLRSELNKGKDVAAGLAQLAGKIEGSTSRCSQRKASVPAINYPDLPVSGKKDEIAELIKHNQVSIVCGETGSGKTTQLPKICLELGRGVKGLIGHTQPRRIAARTVADRIAEELGQPIGQAVGYKVRFHDQTHPNSLVKLMTDGILLAESQNDPYLNQYDTIIIDEAHERSLNIDFLMGYLRWLLPKRSDLKVVITSATIDPERFAKHFNNAPIVNVSGRTYPVDVRYRPIELIEEDDETSADLQQAILDAVDELYRDLRGDILIFLSGEHEIRETTESLRKSHNNGRYEVLPLYSKLSVAEQERVFKPAGNKPRIVLATNVAETSLTVPGIRCVIDSGHARISRYSVRSKIQRLPIERISQASANQRAGRCGRVAEGICIRLYSKEDYLARPEFTDPEILRTNLSSVILQMAALKLGDIEDFPFVEPPEDKMIRDGKNALFEVDALDKQGQLTDTGRQLAKIPTDPKLARMLLAAAELGSLHEVAIIVSALSIQDPRDKPADKLHLAEAKHAQFKAEDSDFLTLLNLWNAFEEQKKHLTNNKLRKYCQDNFLSYIRMREWHDIHTQIMQVARGDLRLKTSGNPANYEQIHMALLPGLLSNIGFRHEQYEYLGARGLKFFIFPGSGQHKARPKWIMAAEQVETSKVYARTVAKIEPEWIERCAQHLVKRNYYDPHWEKSAGRCGVYERTLLFGLTLQAKRKVPYENVDPKAARDMFMRHALVNQDYHSNAPFFKANEKLLEEVGYIQHKGRRVDLVEDEEWLYQFYDKKLPAEIVSGIALDQWRKKVERDNPKILFLTKEDLTRHDDNQINDWDFPDSKKIGDLSIELHYRFDPGHDEDGVTAIVPVHQLNQIRQMPFDWLVPGMLEEKVTALIKSLPKHLRKHFVPVPNTAKACLEIEPDFKGSLYEWLSNRLRKLTGEAIPLNEWQPDSLPDHLKMNFRVVDDKGRALGYGRNLAKLQAEHATKAGDSFDKLAQDEINHTGCIAWVFDDLPDTWQFMQKGQTFIGYPAVVDEGETVGVKIMETQQKAERAHFAGLTKLFQLQCRKDAQYILKNSGVSAALQLAYNQLPKHPLLKSRFGEFKNDLLFLIFSSVFVETAEIRSQAAFEARFVEKKSSLIGVSNQVGKQVTEIMAHYQSIRQQLKQPGIGPALKLDVENQLSLLLYCGFIRYTPLAQLQAMPRYLKAIAFRLDKQKPDSADVQGLNRLWQRYWQHVEKQLKTVQPMPERELFRWSLEELRVSVFAQQLKTAFPVSVQRLEKQWNEMF, translated from the coding sequence ATGTCCGCTCACGACACCGTTAAACAACTCGCCAAAAATCTGAACCACTGCATGAACACCGACCGCCATGCCTTCAAGCGGCAGTTGGATCGGTTGCGCAGCGAGTTGAACAAAGGCAAGGATGTAGCGGCGGGTTTGGCGCAATTGGCCGGTAAAATAGAAGGCTCGACCAGCCGTTGCAGCCAACGTAAAGCGTCTGTGCCGGCGATCAACTATCCGGATTTGCCGGTCAGCGGCAAGAAGGACGAGATTGCCGAATTGATCAAACACAATCAAGTGAGCATCGTTTGCGGCGAAACCGGTTCCGGCAAGACCACCCAGTTACCGAAAATCTGTCTGGAATTGGGTCGTGGCGTGAAAGGTTTGATCGGCCACACCCAGCCTAGGCGGATTGCCGCCCGCACCGTGGCGGACCGGATTGCGGAAGAGCTGGGCCAGCCCATTGGTCAGGCGGTGGGATATAAAGTACGGTTTCACGACCAGACCCATCCCAATTCGTTGGTCAAATTAATGACCGACGGTATTCTGCTGGCGGAGTCGCAAAACGATCCATACTTGAATCAATACGACACCATCATCATTGATGAGGCACATGAACGCAGCCTGAATATCGATTTTTTAATGGGCTATCTGCGTTGGCTGTTACCGAAACGGTCGGATCTGAAAGTCGTCATCACCTCCGCCACCATCGATCCGGAACGCTTCGCCAAGCATTTTAATAATGCCCCCATCGTCAATGTCTCCGGTCGTACTTATCCGGTGGATGTGCGTTACCGGCCGATTGAGCTGATCGAAGAAGACGACGAAACGTCGGCCGATTTGCAGCAGGCAATATTGGACGCAGTGGATGAACTGTACCGGGACTTGCGCGGCGACATTTTGATCTTTTTAAGCGGCGAACACGAGATTCGCGAGACCACCGAATCCCTGCGCAAGTCGCACAACAACGGCCGCTACGAGGTATTGCCGCTGTATTCCAAACTGAGCGTGGCCGAACAGGAGCGGGTATTTAAACCAGCCGGTAACAAACCGCGCATCGTGTTGGCCACCAACGTAGCGGAAACTTCGTTAACCGTGCCCGGCATCCGCTGCGTGATCGACTCAGGCCACGCCCGCATCAGCCGTTACAGCGTACGCAGCAAGATTCAGCGCCTGCCGATTGAGCGCATCTCGCAAGCCAGCGCCAATCAAAGGGCAGGGCGTTGCGGTCGGGTGGCGGAGGGCATCTGCATTCGCTTGTATTCCAAGGAAGATTATCTGGCCCGGCCGGAGTTTACCGATCCGGAAATTCTGCGTACCAATCTGTCGTCGGTTATATTGCAGATGGCGGCGCTGAAACTGGGCGACATCGAGGATTTTCCGTTCGTCGAGCCGCCGGAAGACAAGATGATCCGCGACGGCAAGAATGCCTTGTTCGAAGTGGATGCGCTGGACAAGCAAGGCCAGCTTACCGATACCGGCCGCCAACTGGCCAAGATACCGACCGATCCGAAATTGGCGCGTATGTTGTTGGCCGCCGCAGAACTGGGGTCCTTGCACGAGGTGGCGATTATCGTTTCGGCCTTGAGCATACAAGACCCGCGCGATAAACCGGCGGACAAGCTGCATCTGGCGGAAGCCAAACACGCCCAGTTTAAGGCCGAAGATTCGGATTTTCTGACCCTGTTGAATCTGTGGAACGCCTTTGAGGAACAGAAAAAACACCTGACCAACAATAAACTGCGCAAGTATTGCCAGGACAACTTTCTATCCTATATTCGCATGCGCGAATGGCACGATATCCACACCCAGATCATGCAGGTGGCGCGCGGCGATTTGCGCTTAAAAACCAGCGGCAATCCGGCCAATTACGAGCAGATACACATGGCGCTGCTGCCGGGTTTGCTATCCAATATCGGTTTTAGGCACGAGCAATACGAATATCTCGGTGCGCGCGGTTTGAAATTCTTTATTTTTCCCGGCTCGGGCCAGCATAAGGCGCGGCCGAAATGGATCATGGCCGCCGAACAGGTGGAAACCAGTAAAGTCTATGCCCGTACCGTGGCCAAGATCGAACCGGAATGGATAGAGCGCTGTGCTCAACACTTGGTCAAACGCAATTACTACGATCCGCATTGGGAGAAAAGTGCCGGCCGTTGCGGCGTCTACGAACGCACGCTGTTATTTGGTTTGACCTTGCAGGCTAAGCGCAAAGTACCTTATGAAAACGTCGACCCGAAAGCCGCTCGCGATATGTTTATGCGTCATGCTTTAGTGAATCAGGATTATCATTCCAATGCGCCGTTTTTTAAGGCTAATGAGAAATTATTGGAGGAAGTGGGCTATATCCAGCACAAAGGCCGCCGGGTGGATTTGGTGGAAGACGAGGAGTGGCTATACCAGTTTTACGATAAGAAGCTGCCGGCCGAAATCGTCAGCGGCATTGCGTTGGACCAATGGCGCAAAAAAGTAGAGCGCGACAATCCGAAAATTTTATTTTTAACCAAGGAAGATTTAACCCGACACGACGACAATCAAATCAACGATTGGGATTTTCCGGACAGCAAAAAAATCGGCGATTTAAGCATCGAACTGCATTACCGATTCGATCCCGGTCACGACGAAGACGGTGTAACGGCGATTGTACCGGTGCATCAGCTGAATCAAATCCGGCAAATGCCGTTCGACTGGCTGGTGCCGGGCATGCTGGAAGAAAAGGTCACAGCCTTGATCAAATCGCTACCCAAACACTTGCGTAAACACTTCGTCCCGGTGCCCAATACCGCCAAGGCCTGTCTGGAAATCGAGCCGGATTTCAAAGGTTCCTTGTATGAGTGGCTTAGTAACCGCTTGCGTAAACTGACCGGCGAAGCCATTCCGCTCAACGAATGGCAACCCGATAGTCTGCCGGATCATTTGAAAATGAATTTCCGAGTGGTGGACGATAAGGGCAGGGCGCTCGGCTACGGCCGCAATCTGGCTAAATTGCAGGCGGAACACGCAACCAAAGCCGGCGACAGTTTCGATAAACTGGCGCAGGATGAGATCAATCACACCGGCTGCATCGCCTGGGTGTTCGACGATTTGCCGGACACTTGGCAGTTCATGCAAAAAGGCCAGACCTTTATCGGCTATCCGGCCGTCGTCGACGAAGGCGAGACGGTTGGGGTCAAAATTATGGAAACTCAGCAGAAAGCCGAGCGGGCGCATTTTGCCGGCCTGACCAAGTTGTTTCAGTTGCAGTGCCGTAAAGACGCGCAATACATTTTAAAAAATAGCGGCGTTTCCGCGGCGTTGCAGTTGGCTTATAACCAGTTGCCCAAACACCCGCTTTTAAAGTCCCGCTTCGGCGAGTTTAAAAACGATCTGCTGTTTTTGATTTTTAGCAGCGTGTTTGTGGAAACTGCCGAGATTCGCAGTCAAGCGGCCTTTGAAGCGCGCTTTGTGGAGAAAAAATCCAGCTTGATCGGCGTCAGCAATCAAGTCGGCAAGCAGGTCACGGAAATCATGGCACACTATCAAAGCATCAGGCAGCAGCTGAAACAGCCGGGTATTGGTCCCGCTTTAAAGTTGGATGTGGAAAATCAGCTAAGTTTATTGTTGTACTGCGGTTTTATTCGCTACACCCCGCTGGCGCAGTTGCAGGCCATGCCGCGATACCTGAAAGCCATTGCCTTTCGGTTGGATAAGCAAAAGCCGGATTCAGCCGATGTGCAGGGCTTGAATCGTTTATGGCAGCGCTATTGGCAGCATGTGGAAAAACAGTTGAAAACCGTTCAGCCCATGCCGGAACGCGAATTGTTCCGCTGGAGCCTGGAAGAGTTGCGCGTCTCGGTGTTTGCCCAGCAATTGAAAACCGCATTTCCGGTTTCGGTGCAACGCCTGGAAAAGCAATGGAACGAAATGTTTTGA